The Lactuca sativa cultivar Salinas chromosome 2, Lsat_Salinas_v11, whole genome shotgun sequence genome includes a window with the following:
- the LOC111883427 gene encoding mannitol dehydrogenase — protein MATSPETEHPVKAFGYAARDTSGTLSPLTFSRRATGEKDVRFKVLYCGICHSDLHFIKNEWGFTTYPVTPGHEIVGIVTEVGSKVEKFKIGDKVGVGCLVGSCRSCENCDIDFEQYCPKQVLTYGVPNFDGTKTYGGYSDHMVSDEHFVLRWPENLPLDAGAPLLCAGITTYSPLRYFGLDKPGMKIGVVGLGGLGHVAVKMAKAFGAEVTVFSTTPAKKQESLVGLKADHFIVSKDEKEMQSVAGTLDGIIDTVSATHPIAPLLNALKAQGKLVLVGAPEKPLEVAAFSLIMGRKIVGGSNIGGLKETQEMLDFAAKHGITADVEVIPIDYVNTAMERLLKSDVRYRFVIDVANSLKAE, from the exons ATGGCCACATCACCAGAAACAGAGCACCCAGTAAAGGCTTTTGGATATGCAGCTCGCGACACATCTGGAACACTCTCCCCTCTCACTTTCTCCAGAAG AGCTACTGGGGAGAAAGATGTGAGGTTCAAAGTTCTGTATTGTGGAATCTGCCATTCCGATCTTCACTTTATCAAAAACGAATGGGGATTTACGACATACCCAGTTACCCCAGG GCATGAAATTGTGGGTATAGTGACGGAAGTTGGAAGCAAAGTGGAGAAATTCAAAATCGGAGACAAAGTTGGAGTTGGATGCTTGGTGGGATCTTGTAGATCATGCGAAAACTGTGATATTGATTTCGAACAATACTGTCCTAAACAAGTTCTCACTTATGGTGTTCCCAACTTCGATGGAACAAAGACATATGGTGGATACTCCGATCACATGGTTTCAGATGAACATTTCGTTCTCCGATGGCCGGAAAATTTACCACTTGATGCCGGTGCACCGCTGCTATGTGCCGGAATCACCACTTACAGCCCTCTCAGATACTTCGGACTTGATAAACCCGGGATGAAAATCGGTGTTGTTGGTCTTGGTGGACTTGGGCATGTCGCTGTGAAGATGGCGAAAGCTTTTGGTGCAGAAGTTACTGTTTTCAGCACGACTCCTGCTAAGAAGCAAGAATCACTCGTAGGACTTAAAGCTGACCATTTCATAGTTAGCAAAGACGAAAAAGAGATGCAA TCTGTCGCGGGAACACTTGATGGGATCATTGATACAGTGTCTGCAACTCATCCAATTGCGCCATTGTTGAATGCGCTGAAAGCTCAAGGAAAGCTTGTTCTTGTTGGTGCACCAGAGAAGCCGCTTGAAGTAGCAGCGTTTTCTTTGATTATGG GGAGGAAGATTGTTGGTGGAAGTAACATTGGAGGGTTGAAGGAGACTCAAGAGATGCTTGATTTTGCAGCGAAGCATGGGATCACTGCAGATGTAGAGGTGATACCGATAGATTATGTGAACACAGCGATGGAAAGGCTTTTGAAATCTGATGTAAGGTATCGATTTGTGATCGATGTGGCAAATTCACTAAAGGCTGAATAG